The window ctcctgttggcgttttggtgtgtggcctggcttgccaccagctacatcatgacggtcgtccttggccatgccgcctcgccactgatgagcatcaggtaagataaacaaacacatgattcttatttaatgggttgggagtgaggaaatatccataataacattggtttattttccttcacagtgacgtgggaaatttctttcctgaaagcatattattcagaattggattcatagggatgtccattggcactttggtactaacctttcttatttataagtatatggttatgcatactgaagagttcattggtcatcaggtcctgatccagaggatcctgctggccattgtgtgggcctcctgttttgccacagctgtcatgcatgtatttttccccaaagaatatcccaggatacactttgtcagcacgataatttcaattacatgtgaagccttatactaccttgggcagtccatccagatgtataaattaccaggagcaaaaaaagtcatccaccatagtagatgcacctgctgtggcctgacttttgtctgtgtaattttctattttggttatgaaacattaaaggatttattctataatgatgaagactgggacgagatccgtgaaatccccatcataatcatcgagtgggtgatgcttctactgatcctgataaacatcgtgacctattattccaccatgcagaggttattgttgaccgtctccagaaacagctgcacactctctcttagagtaaaaattgatgacttcggggtgtagaccaccacgtgggccatcaagtggacttctgggagaaatactgcaCAGGATACggaaaaacatctaaagaagaataactgggggaatatatatggtgccagtaatcatgacacaataatatgagctggtgatattacctatacaaaaaaataattttttttttttttaaatattggtgtgtgaagtgtaatacctaggtagaaaaacagaatcaaattcatcattataaccaccctctgcattaccctgtttattatttttcaagcaagcactttgttctaattcgtccactctctggcgtgctccttgtataaggggtttgggataccctttttgtttaaaacgatcctccaggttatctagttgttgctggcatttttgtgtggaagaacaattccttcggattcttttcatttgaccgaatggaatgttcttcttccattatttaagatggcaactgttaaagtcgaggtagctgtttgcatccacctccttaacctcttcaggacgcagggcgtatggatacgccctgcattccgagtccttaaggacgcagggcgtatccatacgcccgtgggaattccggtacccaccgctagccggttggggactggagccggatgcctgctgaaatcgttcagcaggcatcccggcatatcgcccaggggggtcattatgcccccccatgtcggcgatggccgcagatcgctggacaaatgAGTCCAgcaatctgtggcgattccgggtcaatcgggtctccagtgatctGGTGACCCGgatttactggctgatcggggccgtctctgacggcccaaacagccatagcctgcaggggtgaggtggcactggtgccacctcacgatcgccctgattcgtcgtccggtttaccggccgaccaatcagggcacctgctgcgggtgtcactcccgcaacccactccgcccctcttccggaggacgtgagcgggtgcgggaagaagaccccgggtgctggggaccccgatccccggcgtccctgttgggatcggggccccaggagcggcggtggcggcgagggactgacctgcagcggagcagcagcaggaggtgagtgacagcctcctgctgttgcttagcaacagctcccggcatgcaaaaagggcatgctgggagctgtagttatgcaacagcaggaggcagaccaccacaaataccagcattcccttatgggcatgctgggacttatagttttgcaacagctggaggcacattttttctatggaaaagtgtaccttcagctgttgtataactacaactcccagcttgcacaaacagctaaagtgcatgctgggagttgtagtggtgcatctgctggttgcataactacaactcccagcatgcccattggctgtcggtgactgctgagagttgtagtttggcaacagctgaaggcacactggttgtgaaactcagagttcttttttacctaactcagtgcttcacgaccggtgtgcctccagctgttgcaaactacaactcccagcatgcaccgtatatgctgggagttgtagttttgcaacagctggaggcacactggttgagaaacactgagtaaggtcacaaactcagtgatacataaccagtgtgcctacagctgttgcaaaactaaaactctcagcatgtacagtctgtcagcgcatgctgggagttgtaattttgcaacagctggatgtcgtcccccccccccaatgtgaatatacagggtacactcacatgggcggaggtttacagtaagtatccggctgcaagtttgagctgcggcaaattttctgccgcagctcaaactgccagcaagaaactactgtgagcccccgcccgtgcgactgtaccgtaaaaacactacactacactaccacaaaataaaataaaaagtaaaaaacactacatatacacatacccctacacagcccccctcccctccccaataaaaaatgtctggtacgccactgtttccaaaacggagcctccagctgttgcaaaacaactactcccagtattgccggacagccgttgactgtccaagcatgctgtgagttttacaacagctggaggcaccctgtctgggaatcactggcgtagaatacccctatgtccacccctatgcaatccctaatttaggcctcaaatggccatggcgctctctcactttggagccctgtcgtatttcaaggcaacagtttagggtcacatatggggtatcatcgtactcgggagaaattgtgttacaaattttggggggtattttctgcttttaccctttttaaaaatgtaaaatttttgggaaaacaaaaaatattttttttttacatatgcaaaagtcgtgaaacacctgtggggtataaaggttcacttaaccccttgttacgttcaccgaggggtctagtttccaaaatggtatgccatgtgttttaggggcttcctaaatgcgacatgccccccgagcaaaatttggtctcaaaaagccaaatatgactccttcttttctgagcattgtagttcgcccgcagtgcacttc is drawn from Hyla sarda isolate aHylSar1 chromosome 4, aHylSar1.hap1, whole genome shotgun sequence and contains these coding sequences:
- the LOC130366979 gene encoding uncharacterized protein LOC130366979, with translation MELKGLGFVPLLLAFWCVAWLATSYIMTVVLGHAASPLMSISDVGNFFPESILFRIGFIGMSIGTLVLTFLIYKYMVMHTEEFIGHQVLIQRILLAIVWASCFATAVMHVFFPKEYPRIHFVSTIISITCEALYYLGQSIQMYKLPGAKKVIHHSRCTCCGLTFVCVIFYFGYETLKDLFYNDEDWDEIREIPIIIIEWVMLLLILINIVTYYSTMQRLLLTVSRNSCTLSLRVKIDDFGV